The following DNA comes from Bacillota bacterium.
GTAGGTAGTACTAACCCTACCTTAGCTTCATATGCCAAGCCAACCGAGATCCAATTCCGCCTTACGGCAAAAGCTTTTTCTCAGGCGGAAGCTGACAATCTGCTGCAGTCACTGGAGAACAAACTATACGCTCGCTTAGGCCCGTATATTTTTGCTCGGGACGAAGATACCATGCAAGCAGTGCTAGGTAGACTCCTATCTCAGCACAGCCTTTCTCTAGCACTGGCAGAATCATGTACCGGGGGCCTAGCAGCCAATTGGCTAACCGATGTGCCTGGAAGCTCTGTTTATTTCCAAGGCGGGGTTATTTCATATAGCAATGAACTGAAAACAGGTCTTCTGCAGGTGCCGACAGAACTGTTACACCGGCATGGTGCCGTAAGCTGTGAAGTTGCCATAGCCATGGCTCATGGCATTAGGCGTCTTGCTCAAGCAGACATCGGGGCAGCCGTCACCGGGATAGCCGGTCCCGGGGGTGGATCTTCAGAAAAGCCAGTTGGACTTGTATATGTCGCTGTCGCCGACAATGCCGACACACGATACCGTCGCTATCAGTGGAGTGGCGCTAGGAAGATTATCAAGCAGAGGGCGGCACAGGCACTGCTGAATTTGATCAGAGAAAGACTATTGGAGCCCAATATTTAGCTAAGGGGCGACAAAATGAAACGGAAGGAAGTAATGTTACTTCTTGGCTCTGTGGTGGGGGCGCTTGTATTCCTTTCCGTGGCCAGTCCATCAGTCAGTCACCAATTGGCGGCTTTCCGTTTCTCTTTACAGGTGTCACCAGGTCTGGGATACACTAGGCTTGAGCTACCTCCGATAGGATCAGTGGAAGCCAAAACTCACCTGCCCCCTTTTAGTTTGGTCTTAAACTTGCAGAGCATTGACCTCAATGGTCTGCAACAACTGTTAAGCATTCCCGATTCCAAAGACGTGCTTCTTACAACTTTGGCAGCTATTAAGTGGCAGCTCCTGGGTCAGTTACTGCTGCGGGCAACTATCGTAGCGGCTCTAGGCGGTGCCTGGGGAAGTTCTTGGGTGAGAAGAAGCCGGCGCGATCTTATTCAGGGTAGTATCACGGGTATTCTTTTAGTGCTCATGGTAATGATCATAACTGCCGCAACCTACAATCCTCAAGCGCTCGTCAACCCCGTTTACCGGGGAGCCTTAGCAGGTGCTCCTTGGGTGCTGGGATTAGCTCAAAACGCATGGCATAACTGGAATGCTCTCGGCAGTACCGCCAAGATTTTTGTTCGTAACTTACGCCAAGTAATGGCACAAGCGACGACCCAACTCCCGCTGGAACAGATTGACCGCGATTTCAAAATCCTTCATGTTTCGGATTTGCATAACAATCCCCAAGCTATCGACTTTATTCTTGATATTTGTGACAACCTGGCACCAGATATTATTATTGACACCGGCGATCTAACAGATTTTGGTACTCCGCTGGAAGAGGCTCTTTTTAGTCGTCTTTCCTTACTCAGAACCCCCTATTATCTCGTGCTGGGTAACCACGACTCTCCTGCCGTGGCCGAAAGCGTCGCCAAGATACCCGGCTTAGTATTGCTTGATGGATCAACCAAGGCAGGTAGTATCCGAATGATAGGCTCCAGGGATCCAGCGTCTTGGACTGATGCTATCGCACCGTCTTCATCCGAACAGATATCAATTCAGGCGGATCTGATTCAAAGTTGGCTTCAGACAAGCAATGAGCAGCCTTTTATCTTAGCAGTTCATGATCCCAGAACAGCCCAGTTGCTTGTAGGTCAGATACCTCTGATCCTTACTGGTCACACTCATATAAACATGGTGGAAAGTAAGGGTGGAACGGTATTGGTGAACGCTGGCACTACAGGTGGGGCTGGACTTAGAGGCTTACTGGGTGAGAAAGAAGTGCCCCTGACGGCATCTCTTCTTTATGTAGATACCACCGGATCGGAGCCGACGTTGGATGCAGTAGATGTGATCAGTCTTTATCCCCGGGAAAACCGATTCGAATTGATCCGCACTGTAATACCATAATTAGAGAACCGGTACAAGGTACCCTGCCCATAACAACAGAGGAAAAGCAGGTCAATTTTGTATTACTAGTCAAAGATAGGTGATACCATGCGTTTGTTTTTCGCTGTGACGCCACCGGACCATGTACGGGCCAAGATAGCCCACTGGCAACAGCTGTGGTCGAAATCGGTTCATAATGTAAAATGGGTAAAGGAGGAAAACTTGCACCTGACGCTGAAGTTCTTAGGTGAAGTAGTCCCTACCCAGCTGGATCAGGTGGTGTCAGCTGCCCGGTCGGCTTTGGTCGGACATCCGGCCTTCACCCTTGTTGTGAGCGGCACTGGCGTTTTCCCGCATCTACGGCGCGCCCGTGTGCTCTGGCTGGGTCTAAAAGACGATGCGGGACAACTAGCTCGATTACAGCAATATCTAGACAGAAGTCTGAGCAACCTGGGCTTTCCCTCAGAAAACAAGCCTTTTGCACCCCATTTGACCCTTGGCCGTCTTCGTCAACCGTCAGAGGTAACACGGCCGGTTTTTCCAGCCGAAAACCTGGTTCTACCGGTGAACCGCATCATTTTGTACGAGAGTATTCTTAAGTCTCACGGTCCACTGTATAAGCCGCTGGCAACATTTAAATTACAATAGAGGGGGCCTAAGATGTTGGAGAAGGAAAAAGCGCTGGAAATGGCTCTACATCAAATTGAAAAACAGTTTGGCAAAGGAGCAGTAATGCGTTTAGGTGAAGCTGCCGAAAAAATGAGCTTCGACGTGATACCCACCGGCTGCTTGAGCCTCGATATTGCATTGGGTATTGGCGGCATTCCCCGAGGGCGGATTGTGGAAGTCTTCGGCCCTGAGTCTTCAGGGAAGACTACGGTCGCTCTGCATATGGTAGCTGAAGCACAGAAATTGGGGGGCACAGCGGCTTTCATTGATGCCGAGCACGCTCTTGACCCCGTATACGCTCACAACCTGGGAGTCGATACCGATGACCTTTTGATTTCCCAACCAGATACCGGGGAACAGGCCCTGGATATAGCCGAAGCCCTGGTGCGAAGTGGAGCTGTGGACATCATCGTAGTGGATTCAGTAGCTGCCTTGGTTCCCAGAGCCGAGATCGAGGGGGATATGGGCGATGCACACATTGGTCTTCAAGCACGCCTTATGTCTCAAGCGCTGCGCAAGCTGGCCGGGGTTATAAGCAAATCTCACACAATTGTCGTTTTTATTAACCAACTCCGGGAAAAAGTAGGAATTATGTTCGGCAATCCAGAAACAACCACCGGCGGAAGAGCTCTCAAATTCTATTCTTCCGTTCGTCTAGATGTTAGAAAACTCGAATCGCTAAAGCGCGGAAATGAAGTGTTTGGTACCAGGACAAGGGTCAGGGTGGTAAAAAACAAGGTGGCTCCGCCTTTTAAACAAGCTGAGTTCGATATTATCTACGGAGAAGGTATTTCGCGCGAAAGCAATATCCTTGAACTCGGTGCCCAACAAGGAATTATAGACAAGAGCGGAGCTTGGTATTCATATGAAGGTGAACGCCTTGGGCAAGGTAGAGATAACGCTCGTGAGTCTTTGCGTAATAATCCCGCCATGTGCCAGGAAATTGAAGAAAAAATACGCGAAACCTTTGACCTCACTCCGGTGAAGACAAAACCATCGGACAACAGTGACTCACTGGAGGAGTAACGATGTTCAGGACCGTGCCTACTGAAGAGCCTGATTCGCTGACTGCCGCCAAAAGCTATGCATTTAGGTTGCTGAGCCGCCGGCCTTACAGCCGTGTGGAATTGACCCGGCGACTAGAGCGAAAGGGCTTTAGTGAAGGGGTTTCCCAAGAGACGGTGAAATTGATAGAAAGGTATGGCTATGTTAACGATAACGAGTTAGCGAAACGCGAAGTGGAACAATGCCTCCAGGTGAAAAAGCTCGGC
Coding sequences within:
- a CDS encoding metallophosphoesterase, producing MKRKEVMLLLGSVVGALVFLSVASPSVSHQLAAFRFSLQVSPGLGYTRLELPPIGSVEAKTHLPPFSLVLNLQSIDLNGLQQLLSIPDSKDVLLTTLAAIKWQLLGQLLLRATIVAALGGAWGSSWVRRSRRDLIQGSITGILLVLMVMIITAATYNPQALVNPVYRGALAGAPWVLGLAQNAWHNWNALGSTAKIFVRNLRQVMAQATTQLPLEQIDRDFKILHVSDLHNNPQAIDFILDICDNLAPDIIIDTGDLTDFGTPLEEALFSRLSLLRTPYYLVLGNHDSPAVAESVAKIPGLVLLDGSTKAGSIRMIGSRDPASWTDAIAPSSSEQISIQADLIQSWLQTSNEQPFILAVHDPRTAQLLVGQIPLILTGHTHINMVESKGGTVLVNAGTTGGAGLRGLLGEKEVPLTASLLYVDTTGSEPTLDAVDVISLYPRENRFELIRTVIP
- a CDS encoding competence/damage-inducible protein A, which translates into the protein TQDDITKEAVAEFLGLELILDSSSLKTIRCFFSRRGHHMTDNNIKQALLPKGGLALPNPNGTAPGVWLERQGRVVGILPGPPFELQPMFENHVLPRLTAFLGEKQTIIKSRILKLYGIGESQAEEQVKDLVGSTNPTLASYAKPTEIQFRLTAKAFSQAEADNLLQSLENKLYARLGPYIFARDEDTMQAVLGRLLSQHSLSLALAESCTGGLAANWLTDVPGSSVYFQGGVISYSNELKTGLLQVPTELLHRHGAVSCEVAIAMAHGIRRLAQADIGAAVTGIAGPGGGSSEKPVGLVYVAVADNADTRYRRYQWSGARKIIKQRAAQALLNLIRERLLEPNI
- a CDS encoding regulatory protein RecX, with protein sequence MFRTVPTEEPDSLTAAKSYAFRLLSRRPYSRVELTRRLERKGFSEGVSQETVKLIERYGYVNDNELAKREVEQCLQVKKLGPKRIRLRLHTRGIAPETIEEVLSSIDADSVYRLCLEEARTKLATMSEPDAYKKQSRLGSFLLRRGFGFECVTKCLRELTEA
- the thpR gene encoding RNA 2',3'-cyclic phosphodiesterase — its product is MRLFFAVTPPDHVRAKIAHWQQLWSKSVHNVKWVKEENLHLTLKFLGEVVPTQLDQVVSAARSALVGHPAFTLVVSGTGVFPHLRRARVLWLGLKDDAGQLARLQQYLDRSLSNLGFPSENKPFAPHLTLGRLRQPSEVTRPVFPAENLVLPVNRIILYESILKSHGPLYKPLATFKLQ
- the recA gene encoding recombinase RecA, whose product is MLEKEKALEMALHQIEKQFGKGAVMRLGEAAEKMSFDVIPTGCLSLDIALGIGGIPRGRIVEVFGPESSGKTTVALHMVAEAQKLGGTAAFIDAEHALDPVYAHNLGVDTDDLLISQPDTGEQALDIAEALVRSGAVDIIVVDSVAALVPRAEIEGDMGDAHIGLQARLMSQALRKLAGVISKSHTIVVFINQLREKVGIMFGNPETTTGGRALKFYSSVRLDVRKLESLKRGNEVFGTRTRVRVVKNKVAPPFKQAEFDIIYGEGISRESNILELGAQQGIIDKSGAWYSYEGERLGQGRDNARESLRNNPAMCQEIEEKIRETFDLTPVKTKPSDNSDSLEE